A part of Variovorax sp. HW608 genomic DNA contains:
- the bamA gene encoding outer membrane protein assembly factor BamA codes for MNNSFSRFRLRSVAAVVASAIAATAAWAVEPFTVRDIRVEGLQRVEPGTIFASLPFRVGDQYSDERGSAAIRALFDLGLFKDVRIDVNGDVLVVIVEERPTIADVDFVGTKEFDKAALQKALREVGLAEGRPFDKALADRAEQELKRQYVSRSLYNAQVVTTVTPIERNRVNLTFTVTEGEPARIREVRIVGNKDFSESTLLSLFDQDSGGWLSWYTKSNQYSRAKLNADLETLRSYYLTRGYLEFHIDSTQVAISPDRQDLSVTVNLTEGQKFVVSGVKLSGNFLGREDEFKSLVTIQPGEPYNGEQVNETIKAFTDYFASFGYAFAHVQAEPEIDRVNNRVALTLNADPGRRVYVRRIAIGGNNRTRDEVIRREFRQFEASWYDGDRIKLSRDRVDRLGFFTEVNVDTQEVAGSPDQVDLMINVAEKPTGSLQLGAGFSTADKVSLTFGISQENVFGSGNYLGVQVNTSKYNRTLSLTTVDPYFTKDGISRAISLYSTTTRPYYTVDGDYKLVNEGGNIRFGVPFSEVDTVYFGAGLERYHFDPGSKVAALTPQSYRNYFGCTTGADGLVIICQDNSVNGIPLTVGWSRDDRDSALVPSRGRLQRANLEVGAGGDMKYYKANYQYQQFFPLSKQYTFAINGELGYADAYGNKAYPIFKNFYAGGLGSVRGFEQNSLGPRDQPIAGQTEGAALGGTKKAIFNAELSTPFPGAGNDRTLRLYGFFDAGNVFADRNSFSTDAQWDAIRKIRASAGLGISWVSPLGPLRLAYALPVKYQKAEGNPLDPSTFIPEDRIQRLQFQIGTSF; via the coding sequence ATGAATAATTCATTCAGTCGCTTTCGCCTGCGCAGCGTTGCCGCAGTTGTGGCCAGCGCGATTGCCGCCACCGCGGCTTGGGCGGTCGAACCATTCACGGTTCGCGACATTCGGGTCGAAGGACTTCAGCGTGTGGAGCCTGGGACCATCTTCGCCTCGCTGCCCTTTCGCGTTGGCGATCAGTACAGCGACGAGCGTGGTTCCGCCGCCATCCGTGCGCTGTTCGATCTGGGTTTGTTCAAGGATGTGCGCATCGACGTCAACGGCGATGTGCTGGTCGTGATCGTGGAAGAGCGGCCGACCATCGCGGATGTCGATTTCGTCGGCACGAAGGAATTCGACAAGGCAGCGCTTCAGAAGGCGCTGCGCGAAGTGGGCCTGGCGGAAGGCCGGCCCTTCGACAAGGCGCTGGCCGATCGCGCCGAGCAGGAGCTCAAGCGCCAGTACGTGAGCCGCAGTCTCTACAACGCACAGGTCGTCACGACGGTCACGCCGATCGAGCGCAATCGGGTCAACCTGACCTTTACGGTGACCGAGGGTGAGCCCGCGCGCATCCGCGAAGTGCGCATCGTGGGCAACAAGGATTTCAGCGAGTCGACGCTGCTCAGCCTGTTCGATCAGGACAGCGGCGGCTGGCTGAGCTGGTACACCAAGTCCAACCAGTACTCGCGGGCCAAGCTCAACGCCGACCTCGAGACGCTGCGCTCCTATTACCTGACGCGCGGCTATCTCGAGTTCCACATCGATTCGACCCAGGTGGCCATTTCCCCGGACCGCCAGGATCTCTCCGTCACGGTGAACCTCACCGAAGGCCAGAAGTTCGTGGTCTCGGGTGTCAAGCTGTCCGGCAACTTCCTCGGCCGTGAAGACGAGTTCAAGTCGCTGGTGACGATCCAGCCGGGTGAGCCCTACAACGGCGAACAGGTCAACGAGACGATCAAGGCCTTCACCGACTATTTCGCTTCGTTCGGCTACGCCTTCGCCCACGTGCAGGCGGAGCCGGAGATCGACCGCGTCAACAACCGCGTCGCGCTGACCCTGAATGCCGACCCGGGCCGCCGCGTGTACGTCCGCCGCATCGCGATCGGTGGCAACAATCGCACCCGGGACGAAGTCATCCGCCGTGAATTCCGGCAGTTCGAAGCCTCCTGGTACGACGGCGACCGGATCAAGCTGTCCCGCGACCGCGTCGACCGCCTGGGCTTCTTCACCGAAGTCAATGTCGATACCCAGGAAGTGGCGGGCTCGCCGGATCAGGTCGACCTCATGATCAACGTGGCGGAGAAGCCGACGGGCTCGCTGCAACTGGGCGCCGGCTTCTCGACCGCAGACAAGGTCTCCCTGACCTTCGGCATCTCGCAGGAGAACGTCTTCGGCTCCGGCAACTACCTCGGCGTGCAGGTCAATACCAGCAAGTACAACCGCACGCTGTCGTTGACGACGGTCGATCCGTACTTCACGAAGGACGGGATTTCCCGCGCCATCAGCCTGTACAGCACCACGACCCGGCCGTACTACACGGTCGACGGCGACTACAAGCTGGTCAACGAGGGCGGCAACATTCGCTTCGGCGTGCCGTTCAGCGAGGTCGACACGGTCTACTTCGGCGCCGGCCTCGAGCGCTACCACTTCGACCCGGGCAGCAAGGTGGCTGCCTTGACGCCGCAGTCCTATCGCAACTACTTCGGTTGCACCACGGGTGCCGACGGCCTGGTGATCATCTGCCAGGACAACTCGGTCAATGGTATTCCGCTGACCGTCGGCTGGTCGCGGGACGACCGGGACAGTGCCCTGGTGCCGAGTCGCGGCCGCCTGCAACGCGCCAACCTCGAGGTCGGCGCGGGCGGGGACATGAAGTACTACAAGGCCAACTACCAGTACCAGCAGTTCTTCCCGCTCAGCAAGCAGTACACGTTCGCGATCAACGGCGAACTCGGCTATGCGGACGCCTATGGCAACAAGGCCTACCCGATCTTCAAGAACTTCTACGCCGGTGGCCTGGGTTCGGTGCGAGGCTTCGAGCAGAACTCGCTGGGTCCGCGCGACCAGCCGATCGCGGGCCAGACCGAGGGCGCCGCTTTGGGCGGCACCAAGAAGGCGATCTTCAACGCCGAGCTGAGCACACCGTTCCCCGGCGCCGGCAACGACCGCACGCTGCGCCTTTACGGTTTCTTCGACGCGGGTAACGTGTTTGCGGACCGGAATAGTTTCTCGACCGATGCGCAATGGGACGCCATCAGGAAGATTCGTGCCTCGGCCGGTTTGGGCATCAGCTGGGTTTCTCCGCTCGGACCATTGCGCCTGGCCTATGCGCTCCCGGTCAAGTATCAGAAAGCCGAGGGAAATCCGTTGGACCCGTCGACCTTCATCCCGGAGGATAGAATTCAGCGCTTGCAATTCCAGATCGGAACCTCCTTCTAA
- a CDS encoding OmpH family outer membrane protein has protein sequence MTALLRAAGALLLPALMAVGMPAHAQETFRIGFVNPDRVLREALPAKAAQAKLESEFLKREKDLTAQGEALKAASEKFEREAPTLSETQRIARQRALVEQDRDFQRRRREFQEDLNARKNEELQQVYERANRVVKQVAEAEKYDAILQEAIYINPKHDITEKVIKALNATTTNGGK, from the coding sequence ATGACTGCTTTGCTCCGTGCCGCAGGTGCGCTGCTGCTTCCGGCCCTCATGGCCGTGGGAATGCCGGCGCACGCGCAGGAAACCTTCCGGATCGGGTTCGTCAATCCGGATCGCGTTTTGCGCGAGGCCCTTCCCGCAAAGGCGGCGCAGGCCAAACTGGAATCCGAGTTTCTCAAGCGTGAAAAGGACCTGACCGCGCAAGGCGAGGCACTCAAGGCCGCTTCGGAGAAGTTCGAGCGCGAGGCTCCCACGCTGTCCGAAACCCAGCGCATTGCCCGTCAGCGCGCGCTGGTCGAACAGGATCGGGACTTCCAGCGCCGCCGCCGCGAGTTCCAGGAAGACTTGAACGCGCGCAAGAACGAGGAGCTCCAGCAGGTCTACGAGCGCGCGAACCGCGTGGTCAAGCAGGTTGCCGAGGCCGAGAAGTACGACGCCATCCTGCAGGAGGCGATCTACATCAATCCCAAGCACGACATCACCGAGAAGGTGATCAAGGCGCTGAACGCAACAACTACCAACGGCGGCAAATAG
- the rseP gene encoding RIP metalloprotease RseP → MLTVVAFIVALGLLIAVHEYGHYRVAVACGVKVLRFSIGFGPTLYRWKPKRQHPGQDTEFVIGAFPIGGYVKMLDEREGPVAPEERHRAFNTQPLRSRSAIVAAGPLANLLLAVLLYTLVNWIGVQEPAAKLARPVVASLAEAAGLRGGEHVTRAGFDGDLESVRSFEDLRWRITRGALDQRDLTLEISGEGGRPSRELVLPLSRVEAKDADAQMFKKIGVVAPLTRPEIGEVMARSAAERAGLHAGDVVRAVGGVAILDGQQLREVIRASVNGDQPRSQTWQVERAGQMVKIEVAPEVRDEGATKVGRIGAYVGAPPEMVLVRQGAVEGFRNGVVRTWEVSALTVRMMAKMVIGEASLKNLSGPLTIADYAGKSASLGLTQYLVFLALISVSLGVLNLMPLPVLDGGHLMYYLWEGLTGRGVSDAWMERLQRGGVALLLAMMSIALFNDVTRLFG, encoded by the coding sequence ATGCTCACAGTCGTCGCCTTCATCGTTGCACTGGGCCTCTTGATCGCGGTGCACGAATACGGTCACTACCGCGTGGCCGTCGCGTGCGGTGTGAAAGTGCTGCGTTTCTCGATCGGCTTCGGACCGACCCTCTATCGCTGGAAGCCGAAGCGCCAGCATCCGGGGCAGGACACCGAGTTCGTCATCGGCGCCTTCCCGATCGGCGGCTACGTGAAGATGCTCGACGAGCGTGAAGGCCCGGTTGCGCCCGAGGAGCGGCATCGCGCGTTCAACACCCAGCCTCTGCGCTCTCGCTCCGCCATCGTCGCTGCGGGCCCATTGGCCAACCTGCTGCTGGCGGTGCTGCTCTATACGCTGGTCAACTGGATCGGCGTGCAGGAGCCGGCCGCGAAGCTCGCGCGCCCGGTCGTGGCTTCCCTCGCGGAGGCGGCCGGCCTGCGTGGTGGCGAGCATGTCACGCGGGCAGGCTTCGATGGCGACCTGGAAAGCGTCCGATCGTTCGAGGATCTGCGCTGGCGCATCACGCGAGGCGCGCTCGACCAGCGCGACCTGACGCTGGAGATATCAGGCGAGGGCGGACGTCCATCCCGCGAGCTCGTGCTGCCCCTGAGCCGCGTCGAGGCCAAGGATGCCGACGCGCAGATGTTCAAGAAGATCGGTGTCGTCGCGCCGCTGACCCGCCCCGAGATCGGCGAAGTGATGGCCAGGAGTGCGGCGGAGCGCGCCGGTCTGCACGCCGGTGATGTGGTGCGCGCCGTCGGGGGCGTTGCGATCCTCGATGGCCAGCAGTTGCGCGAGGTCATTCGCGCTTCGGTCAACGGCGACCAGCCGCGCAGCCAGACCTGGCAGGTCGAGCGCGCTGGGCAGATGGTCAAGATCGAGGTCGCGCCCGAGGTGCGCGATGAGGGCGCCACGAAGGTCGGCCGCATCGGCGCCTACGTGGGTGCGCCACCCGAGATGGTTCTGGTGCGGCAGGGCGCGGTCGAGGGATTCCGCAACGGCGTTGTCCGCACCTGGGAGGTCTCGGCGCTGACGGTGCGCATGATGGCCAAGATGGTCATCGGCGAAGCGTCGCTCAAGAACCTGAGCGGACCCCTGACGATCGCCGACTATGCAGGGAAATCCGCGAGCCTCGGATTGACCCAGTACCTGGTTTTTCTCGCTCTGATCAGCGTGAGTCTTGGCGTGTTGAACCTGATGCCGTTGCCGGTCCTCGATGGAGGACACCTGATGTATTATCTTTGGGAGGGCCTGACCGGCAGGGGTGTTTCCGACGCATGGATGGAGCGGCTTCAACGCGGTGGTGTCGCGTTGCTGCTGGCCATGATGTCGATCGCACTCTTCAACGACGTCACGCGGCTCTTTGGTTAA